A window of Polaribacter litorisediminis contains these coding sequences:
- a CDS encoding RNA polymerase sigma factor — MKLEALIQKCCEQDLDAQSKVYQLYADKLFGVSLKYSRNYQDAEDNLQDSFLTIFDKIKQYKHNGSFEGWLKRITIHTALKKYREKTPLQIVKEVANESENEAFNLEETLFSMDVLLGFVQQLPDRYRLIFNLYVLDEYSHKEIASLLKISEGTSKSNLSRAKKILKEKVEIHQKKFT; from the coding sequence ATCAAACTCGAAGCACTTATACAAAAATGTTGTGAGCAAGATTTAGATGCTCAATCTAAAGTTTATCAGCTTTATGCTGATAAGCTTTTTGGTGTTTCTTTAAAATATTCTAGAAATTACCAAGATGCAGAAGACAATCTACAAGATAGTTTTTTAACAATTTTCGATAAAATTAAACAATACAAACACAACGGATCTTTTGAAGGTTGGTTAAAACGGATTACCATTCATACCGCTTTAAAAAAATATAGAGAAAAAACACCCTTACAAATTGTAAAAGAAGTTGCTAATGAATCTGAAAATGAAGCGTTCAATTTAGAAGAAACCCTTTTTAGCATGGATGTTTTACTTGGTTTTGTGCAGCAGTTACCCGATAGATATCGATTAATTTTTAATTTATATGTGCTTGATGAGTACTCTCATAAAGAAATTGCAAGCTTGTTAAAAATTTCTGAAGGAACTTCAAAATCAAACTTATCTAGAGCAAAAAAAATTTTAAAAGAGAAAGTAGAAATCCATCAAAAAAAGTTTACTTAA
- a CDS encoding isoaspartyl peptidase/L-asparaginase family protein, protein MKIFLPIFFILSIVFGCKPTSDKSNDTDIAVDITENQQKTNDFAIIIHGGAGTILKKNMSDEKESEYKAKLEEAIRTGHDILKNGGTSQEAVMKTIQIMEKSPLFNAGKGAVFTHEGTNELDASFMDGKTLNAGAVAGVTNVKSPIELAIKIMTDSEHVMLSGKGASIFAKEKGLEIVDPSYFYTENRFKSLQRIKDREKSELDHDAKAAFYDPIIKNSKYGTVGCVALDISGNIAAGTSTGGMTNKRWGRIGDAPIIGSGTYANNKTCGVSSTGWGEYFIRNQVAYDISAQMEYKNSTLKEATKDVIQNKLTALGGTGGVVALDKNGNMSFEFNTAGMYRASMGQKGNLVVKIYKE, encoded by the coding sequence ATGAAAATTTTTTTACCCATTTTCTTTATTTTATCCATTGTATTTGGATGTAAACCAACTTCAGATAAAAGTAACGACACTGATATAGCTGTAGATATTACTGAAAATCAACAAAAAACAAATGATTTTGCAATTATTATTCACGGTGGAGCAGGAACTATTTTAAAGAAAAATATGTCTGATGAAAAGGAGTCAGAATACAAAGCAAAACTTGAGGAAGCGATTAGAACGGGACATGATATTCTTAAAAACGGCGGAACAAGTCAAGAAGCTGTGATGAAAACTATTCAAATCATGGAGAAATCGCCATTATTTAATGCAGGAAAAGGAGCTGTTTTTACCCATGAAGGTACAAATGAGTTAGATGCCTCTTTTATGGATGGTAAAACTTTAAACGCAGGCGCTGTTGCAGGAGTTACCAATGTAAAAAGTCCGATTGAGTTGGCTATAAAGATTATGACCGATTCAGAACACGTTATGCTTTCTGGAAAAGGAGCATCAATCTTTGCAAAAGAAAAAGGATTAGAAATTGTGGATCCTAGTTATTTTTATACCGAAAATAGGTTTAAATCTTTGCAAAGAATTAAAGATAGAGAAAAATCAGAATTAGACCATGATGCGAAAGCAGCGTTTTATGATCCCATTATAAAAAATAGTAAATACGGAACAGTGGGCTGCGTGGCTTTAGATATAAGTGGAAATATTGCTGCAGGAACATCTACAGGAGGAATGACAAACAAACGATGGGGACGAATTGGTGATGCTCCCATCATTGGTTCTGGTACCTATGCTAATAATAAAACTTGCGGAGTTTCCTCTACCGGCTGGGGAGAATATTTTATAAGAAATCAGGTTGCCTATGACATTTCTGCACAAATGGAATATAAAAATAGCACTTTAAAAGAAGCTACAAAAGATGTTATTCAGAATAAATTAACGGCACTTGGCGGCACTGGAGGCGTTGTTGCTTTAGACAAGAATGGAAATATGTCTTTCGAATTTAATACAGCTGGGATGTACAGAGCTTCTATGGGCCAAAAAGGAAATTTAGTGGTGAAAATCTATAAAGAATAA
- a CDS encoding PorT family protein, translating into MDQKKIDELFQKQLQNLETAPNKRVWSHIETKLKKKKRRMFPFWLFSTGVASIVVLVFFIFPFLKDENQNTKSNSDEIITITPKKTKNLEDKIDAIIINKNIKEEVLITKKDVRLKNQKNKENAVIAKKEKEVPIPKRLIKNLAPKPLKIQVNIASLQEKSIIEITKNIHTGLALKKIDITTFLKPKDSLKVDKKTSNHWAIAPVFAVLKSNSFSNTSPIDANLANSTKGENSFSYGVQVAYNINKKWTIQSGIHLQEMSFSNNQIAVFSSSQTNSASTEFISGASFSFHRNNYENAGISENSITNAISYNGNITQNYGYVEIPIELKYNLSNSEIFKTQIVTGFSSLLLNKNSIRLNADNLSTSGKASNLNTLNFSGNLGFDFNYLLNKNWSLHVNPMLKVQFNTFNENANNFAPFYLGIYSGLTYQF; encoded by the coding sequence ATGGATCAAAAAAAAATAGATGAACTGTTTCAAAAACAGTTGCAAAATTTAGAAACTGCACCAAATAAAAGAGTTTGGAGCCATATTGAAACGAAACTTAAAAAGAAGAAACGCCGTATGTTTCCTTTTTGGTTATTTTCAACGGGTGTGGCTTCTATAGTTGTTTTAGTTTTTTTTATTTTTCCTTTTTTAAAGGATGAAAACCAAAATACAAAAAGTAATTCTGATGAAATAATTACGATAACTCCCAAAAAAACAAAAAATTTAGAGGATAAAATTGATGCGATCATCATAAATAAAAACATAAAAGAAGAAGTTCTCATCACTAAAAAAGATGTGCGTTTAAAAAATCAAAAAAATAAAGAAAACGCTGTTATCGCAAAAAAAGAAAAAGAAGTTCCTATTCCTAAAAGGCTCATTAAAAATCTTGCGCCAAAACCTTTGAAAATTCAGGTGAACATAGCTTCACTTCAAGAAAAAAGTATCATTGAAATCACTAAAAATATACATACAGGATTAGCCTTGAAAAAAATAGATATTACTACTTTTCTAAAGCCAAAAGATTCTTTAAAAGTTGATAAAAAAACTTCAAATCACTGGGCGATTGCTCCTGTTTTCGCCGTTCTAAAATCCAACTCTTTTTCAAACACATCTCCTATTGATGCCAATTTAGCCAACTCTACAAAAGGAGAAAATAGTTTTTCTTATGGTGTGCAAGTTGCTTATAATATCAATAAAAAATGGACGATTCAATCTGGAATTCATCTACAAGAAATGAGTTTTTCTAACAACCAAATCGCTGTTTTTTCTTCTTCACAAACCAATAGCGCTAGTACTGAATTTATAAGTGGAGCTTCTTTTTCTTTTCATAGAAACAATTATGAAAATGCTGGTATTAGTGAAAACTCCATCACCAATGCAATAAGCTATAACGGAAATATAACTCAAAATTATGGGTATGTAGAAATACCTATTGAATTAAAATATAACCTTTCTAATAGTGAAATTTTTAAAACACAAATCGTAACGGGATTCAGTTCATTACTTTTAAATAAAAATAGTATTCGTTTAAATGCCGACAACCTATCAACATCAGGAAAAGCATCCAACTTAAATACGCTCAATTTTAGTGGAAATTTAGGATTTGATTTTAATTACCTTCTCAATAAAAATTGGTCTCTACATGTAAACCCGATGTTAAAAGTTCAATTCAATACTTTTAACGAAAATGCTAATAATTTTGCACCTTTTTATCTAGGAATCTACTCTGGCCTTACCTATCAATTTTAA
- a CDS encoding DUF4296 domain-containing protein, whose protein sequence is MKKISYLLIFTFLTSCTSNTIFKKPKDLIPKDTMSLLVQEMMIASSSKFIKNKNLERKINYMPLVYDLFKIDSIRFQTSNLYYMSKIDDYQAIFEDAKANLERKKAILDDLKKTKDSLRTDSIRNSNKKPILIDTLNKKKERELPNNVKDLKVKL, encoded by the coding sequence ATGAAGAAAATAAGTTATTTATTAATCTTTACTTTTTTAACTTCTTGTACAAGTAATACTATTTTTAAAAAACCAAAAGACCTTATTCCAAAAGACACCATGAGTCTTTTGGTACAAGAAATGATGATTGCTTCATCGTCTAAATTCATCAAAAATAAAAATCTAGAAAGAAAGATTAATTATATGCCTTTAGTTTATGATCTTTTTAAAATTGATAGCATTCGTTTTCAGACGAGTAACCTCTACTACATGTCTAAAATAGATGATTATCAAGCTATTTTTGAAGATGCAAAAGCCAATTTAGAAAGAAAAAAAGCCATTTTAGACGATCTTAAAAAAACAAAAGATTCTTTAAGAACTGATTCTATTAGAAATAGCAATAAGAAACCAATTCTTATCGATACCTTGAATAAAAAGAAAGAAAGAGAGTTGCCAAATAATGTAAAGGATTTAAAAGTTAAGCTTTAG
- the tyrS gene encoding tyrosine--tRNA ligase yields the protein MNNFIAELQWRGMLQDSMPGIEEHLLEEMRSAYVGFDPTADSLHIGNLVPIMLLAHYQRCGHKPIALVGGATGMIGDPSGKSAERNLLDEKTLRHNQECVKAQLSHFLDFTSDAKNAAILVNNYDWMKDISFLEFIRDVGKHITVNYMMAKDSVKNRINSDSKDGMSFTEFTYQLVQGYDFLHLYRENATTIQMGGSDQWGNITTGTELIRRIGNGKGYAITCPLITKSDGSKFGKSEGGNVWLDAKRTSAYKFYQYWLNTSDDDAEKYIKIFTFLDQETINSLIEEHKETPHLRVLQKRLGEEVTVLVHGIEAYEKAIAASNILFGKSTATDLKSLDEQTFLDVFTGVPQATISVADFSEGLDMIGALAAKTNFLKSNGDARRALKENAISVNKEKAKEDFIITADDLIADKYVLLQRGKKTYYLLVVA from the coding sequence ATGAATAATTTTATTGCAGAATTACAATGGAGAGGAATGTTGCAAGACAGCATGCCAGGAATAGAAGAACATTTGTTAGAAGAAATGAGAAGTGCGTATGTAGGTTTTGATCCTACGGCAGATTCTTTACATATTGGTAACTTGGTTCCTATTATGTTATTAGCACATTATCAGCGTTGTGGACACAAACCCATTGCTTTGGTGGGTGGCGCAACAGGTATGATTGGCGATCCTTCAGGAAAATCTGCCGAACGTAATTTATTAGATGAAAAAACATTGCGCCATAACCAAGAATGTGTAAAAGCACAATTAAGTCATTTTTTAGATTTTACTTCAGATGCAAAAAATGCCGCAATTCTAGTGAATAATTACGATTGGATGAAAGATATTTCATTCCTCGAATTTATTAGAGATGTTGGTAAGCATATTACTGTAAACTATATGATGGCTAAAGATTCTGTAAAAAACAGAATTAATTCTGATTCTAAAGACGGAATGTCTTTTACAGAATTTACCTATCAATTGGTACAAGGATATGATTTTTTACATTTGTATAGAGAAAATGCAACTACAATTCAGATGGGTGGTTCTGATCAATGGGGAAATATTACAACCGGAACAGAATTAATTAGAAGAATTGGCAATGGAAAAGGATATGCAATTACGTGTCCCTTAATCACAAAATCCGATGGTTCTAAATTCGGGAAGTCTGAAGGCGGAAATGTTTGGTTAGATGCTAAAAGAACTTCTGCCTATAAATTTTACCAATATTGGCTTAATACTTCAGATGATGATGCAGAAAAGTACATTAAAATCTTTACATTTTTAGACCAAGAAACCATAAATTCTTTAATTGAAGAACATAAAGAAACGCCTCATTTACGTGTTTTGCAAAAACGTTTGGGAGAAGAAGTTACCGTTCTAGTACATGGTATAGAAGCCTATGAAAAAGCAATTGCAGCTTCTAATATTTTATTCGGAAAATCTACAGCGACCGATTTAAAATCTTTAGATGAACAAACTTTTTTAGACGTGTTTACGGGCGTTCCTCAAGCTACAATTTCAGTTGCTGATTTTTCTGAAGGATTAGACATGATTGGAGCTTTAGCCGCGAAAACCAACTTTTTAAAATCTAATGGTGATGCAAGAAGAGCTTTAAAAGAAAATGCAATTTCAGTAAATAAAGAAAAAGCAAAAGAAGATTTTATAATTACTGCCGATGATTTAATTGCCGACAAATATGTTTTATTGCAGAGAGGTAAAAAGACGTATTATTTATTGGTTGTTGCCTAA
- the mscL gene encoding large conductance mechanosensitive channel protein MscL, producing the protein MKFKLIEEFKEFAVKGNMIDIAVGVIIGAAFNKVVNTLVKEILMPPLSMMTNGTIWENKKLVLRDAVDVEGAPKVEEVAIGYGKLIEAGVDFLIIALTVFLIVKAMNTVKKKADDPKNVTVATPKNIELMNKTNELLEKQNEFLRKVLEERG; encoded by the coding sequence ATGAAATTTAAGTTAATAGAAGAATTTAAAGAGTTTGCCGTAAAAGGAAACATGATTGATATTGCAGTTGGTGTTATTATTGGTGCTGCTTTTAATAAAGTGGTTAATACTTTAGTAAAAGAAATTTTGATGCCACCCTTATCTATGATGACCAATGGAACTATTTGGGAAAATAAAAAATTGGTTTTAAGAGATGCAGTGGACGTAGAGGGCGCGCCAAAAGTAGAAGAAGTAGCTATTGGTTATGGAAAATTAATAGAGGCAGGAGTCGATTTTTTAATTATCGCGTTAACTGTTTTTTTAATTGTTAAAGCAATGAATACAGTGAAGAAAAAAGCAGATGATCCTAAAAATGTAACCGTGGCAACGCCTAAAAACATCGAGTTAATGAACAAGACGAACGAGCTTTTAGAAAAACAAAATGAGTTTTTAAGGAAGGTATTAGAAGAGAGAGGTTAA
- a CDS encoding dihydroorotase: MTKLTLIKNARIVHENNTFLGDVLIENEIIKQISSEIKTPENTEVIHAEGKYLIPGFIDDQVHFREPGLTHKATIATESRAAVAGGITTFIEMPNTVPQATTQELLENKFEIAAKDSYANYSFMFGGTNDNLEELLKTDPKKVAGIKLFLGSSTGNMLVDNETVLEKIFSSTKMIISVHCEDEATIKKNTALFKEKYGEDIPIKYHPIIRSEEACYLSSSKAIELAKKTGARLHVFHLSTAKETHLFRNDIPLEEKQITAEVCVHHLWFNDKDYDEKGTHIKWNPAVKTEADRLGLWEALLDDRIDVLATDHAPHTLQEKTNTYLTAPSGGPLVQHAIIALLEKVKEGVISIEKLVEKMSHNPAKLFQIEKRGFIKEGYFADLVLIDTHKPQTVTKENILYKCGWSPFEGTTFSSTITHTFINGNLIYNNGVFNDDIKGKRITFNR; encoded by the coding sequence ATGACAAAATTAACGTTAATAAAAAATGCAAGAATCGTTCATGAAAACAATACTTTTTTGGGTGATGTTCTGATTGAAAATGAAATTATAAAGCAGATTTCTTCAGAAATAAAAACACCTGAAAATACAGAAGTTATTCATGCCGAAGGAAAGTATTTAATTCCTGGTTTTATAGACGACCAAGTACATTTTAGAGAACCTGGCTTAACCCACAAAGCAACAATTGCTACAGAGAGTAGAGCTGCTGTTGCTGGCGGAATTACTACTTTTATAGAAATGCCGAATACAGTACCGCAAGCCACTACGCAAGAATTATTAGAAAATAAATTTGAAATTGCCGCTAAAGATTCTTACGCAAACTACTCTTTTATGTTTGGTGGAACGAATGATAATCTAGAAGAATTATTAAAGACTGATCCAAAAAAAGTGGCTGGCATAAAGCTTTTCCTCGGCTCGTCTACCGGGAATATGTTGGTGGACAATGAAACCGTTTTAGAGAAGATTTTTTCATCAACAAAAATGATTATTTCTGTACATTGCGAAGACGAAGCAACCATCAAAAAAAACACCGCATTATTTAAAGAAAAATATGGAGAAGACATTCCTATAAAATATCACCCCATCATTAGAAGCGAAGAGGCTTGTTATTTATCGTCATCAAAAGCCATTGAACTTGCAAAAAAAACAGGAGCAAGATTGCATGTTTTTCATTTATCAACAGCCAAAGAAACCCATCTTTTTAGAAATGATATTCCTTTAGAAGAAAAACAAATTACAGCAGAAGTTTGTGTACATCATTTATGGTTTAATGACAAAGATTATGATGAAAAAGGAACGCATATTAAATGGAATCCTGCAGTAAAAACAGAAGCCGATCGATTGGGTTTATGGGAAGCTTTGTTAGATGATAGAATTGATGTTTTGGCAACCGATCATGCGCCTCATACTTTACAAGAGAAAACGAATACCTATTTAACGGCACCTAGTGGCGGACCATTAGTACAACATGCCATAATTGCGCTTTTAGAAAAGGTAAAAGAAGGTGTAATTTCAATCGAGAAATTGGTAGAAAAAATGAGCCACAATCCTGCTAAATTATTTCAAATAGAAAAACGTGGTTTTATCAAAGAAGGGTATTTTGCTGATTTGGTTTTAATTGATACACATAAACCTCAAACCGTTACCAAAGAAAATATTTTGTATAAATGTGGCTGGTCTCCTTTTGAAGGTACTACGTTTTCATCTACCATTACCCACACTTTTATCAACGGAAATTTAATCTATAATAATGGTGTTTTTAATGATGATATTAAAGGAAAACGAATCACTTTTAATCGCTAA
- a CDS encoding NAD-dependent epimerase/dehydratase family protein codes for MILVTGGTGLVGSHLLYHLSLENDNIRAIYRTASSLENVKKVFSFYTDDEKLFSKIEWFQADITEVPAMIPAFVAVKQVYHCAAFISFNLKDYREMRKVNIYGTAIIVNLAIDAKIDKLCFVSSIAAVGDSLKGNIITENNEWNKELDNSGYSITKFGAEMEVWRASQEGVKVVIVNPGVILGSGFWNAGSGKIFSQVYKGLKYYTEGVTGFVSVQDVVKPMILLMNSTIHNERFILVSENKSFKEIFFLIADFFNKKRPFKKVRPWQTAIFWRLTWGVSKITGVPPLLSKYSAKSAHSISEYSSEKIEKAVNFKFEKLENSIKRICEAYPKA; via the coding sequence ATGATTTTAGTTACTGGAGGCACAGGTTTAGTCGGTTCGCATTTGTTGTATCATTTAAGTTTAGAAAATGATAACATTAGAGCCATTTATAGAACGGCATCTTCTTTAGAAAACGTAAAAAAAGTGTTTTCTTTTTATACAGATGATGAAAAATTATTTTCAAAAATTGAGTGGTTTCAAGCGGATATTACGGAAGTTCCTGCAATGATTCCTGCATTCGTAGCGGTAAAACAAGTATATCATTGTGCGGCATTTATTTCTTTTAATCTTAAAGATTATAGAGAAATGCGAAAGGTAAATATTTATGGAACTGCCATTATTGTAAATCTTGCTATCGATGCTAAAATTGATAAACTTTGTTTTGTAAGTTCTATTGCGGCAGTTGGAGATTCTTTAAAAGGAAATATCATTACCGAGAACAACGAATGGAATAAGGAGCTAGATAATAGTGGGTATTCTATAACAAAATTTGGCGCAGAAATGGAAGTTTGGCGGGCAAGTCAAGAAGGGGTGAAGGTAGTAATTGTAAATCCGGGTGTTATTTTAGGAAGTGGGTTTTGGAATGCCGGTTCTGGAAAAATATTTAGTCAAGTTTACAAGGGTTTAAAATATTATACAGAAGGCGTTACAGGTTTTGTATCTGTACAAGACGTAGTAAAACCAATGATTTTATTAATGAATTCGACCATTCATAACGAGCGATTTATTTTAGTTTCAGAAAATAAATCATTTAAAGAAATCTTCTTTCTAATTGCAGATTTTTTTAATAAAAAACGACCGTTTAAAAAAGTAAGACCTTGGCAGACAGCTATTTTTTGGAGACTTACTTGGGGTGTCTCAAAAATAACAGGAGTACCACCTTTACTAAGTAAATATTCAGCTAAATCTGCCCATTCTATATCCGAATATTCATCAGAAAAGATAGAAAAGGCAGTAAATTTTAAATTTGAAAAGCTTGAAAATTCAATCAAAAGAATTTGTGAAGCCTATCCTAAAGCTTAA
- the amaB gene encoding L-piperidine-6-carboxylate dehydrogenase, translated as MTDFGIKEALLDLGLKDINNGTSTGSHNFSNGKIIESYSPVDGKLIGKVVATSKEDYEKVMESATKAFLSFRNMPAPQRGEIVRQFGNKLRDLKEPLGKLVSYEMGKSLQEGYGEVQEMIDICDFAVGLSRQLNGQTIPSERPGHVMREQWHPIGVVGIISAFNFPVAVWAWNTALAWICGDVCVWKGSEKAPLCTVACQNIIAGVLKENNLPEGISSIINGDYKVGEMMTNDTRIPLISATGSTRMGRIVGATVAQRFGKSLLELGGNNAIIITPTADLKVVVPGAVFGAVGTCGQRCTSTRRLIIHESVYDKVRDAIVGAYGQIKIGNPLDETKHVGPLIDHDSVNTYLAAIEKAKAEGGTVLVEGGVLEGEGYESGCYVKPAIIEAENHFEIVQHETFAPILYLMKYSGDVENAIAKQNGVAQGLSSAIMTNELKEAEKFLSYAGSDCGIANVNIGTSGAEIGGAFGGEKETGGGRESGSDAWKVYMRRQTNTINYSDELPLAQGIKFDL; from the coding sequence ATGACAGACTTTGGAATTAAAGAAGCATTATTAGATTTAGGTTTAAAAGATATAAATAACGGAACTTCTACAGGTTCTCATAACTTTTCTAACGGAAAAATTATTGAATCTTATTCGCCAGTTGATGGAAAACTGATTGGTAAAGTAGTAGCAACATCAAAAGAAGATTATGAAAAAGTGATGGAATCAGCTACAAAAGCTTTTTTATCATTTAGAAATATGCCAGCTCCGCAACGAGGAGAAATTGTTCGTCAATTTGGTAATAAATTAAGAGATTTAAAAGAACCTTTAGGGAAATTAGTTTCTTATGAAATGGGTAAATCTTTACAAGAAGGGTATGGTGAAGTTCAAGAAATGATTGATATCTGTGATTTTGCTGTTGGTTTATCAAGACAATTAAACGGCCAAACAATTCCGTCTGAAAGACCTGGACATGTTATGAGAGAGCAATGGCACCCAATTGGTGTTGTTGGTATTATTTCTGCATTTAACTTTCCGGTTGCTGTTTGGGCTTGGAACACTGCTTTAGCTTGGATTTGTGGAGATGTATGTGTCTGGAAAGGTTCTGAAAAAGCACCTTTATGTACCGTGGCTTGTCAAAATATTATTGCAGGTGTTTTAAAAGAAAATAATTTACCAGAAGGTATTTCTTCTATTATTAACGGAGATTACAAAGTTGGTGAAATGATGACCAATGATACTAGAATTCCGTTAATTTCTGCAACAGGATCTACAAGAATGGGAAGAATTGTGGGTGCAACTGTGGCGCAACGTTTCGGAAAATCTTTATTAGAATTAGGAGGAAACAATGCTATTATTATTACCCCAACTGCAGATTTAAAAGTAGTGGTTCCAGGTGCTGTTTTTGGTGCTGTAGGAACTTGTGGACAACGTTGTACCTCAACAAGAAGGTTGATTATTCACGAATCTGTTTATGATAAAGTAAGAGATGCCATTGTTGGCGCTTATGGTCAAATTAAAATTGGAAATCCTTTAGATGAAACAAAACATGTGGGACCATTAATTGACCATGATTCGGTAAATACCTATTTAGCTGCCATTGAAAAGGCCAAAGCTGAAGGCGGAACTGTATTAGTTGAAGGTGGTGTTTTAGAAGGAGAAGGATATGAAAGTGGTTGCTACGTAAAACCAGCAATTATTGAAGCTGAAAATCATTTTGAAATTGTACAGCATGAAACGTTTGCTCCTATTTTATATCTAATGAAATACTCAGGAGATGTAGAAAATGCAATTGCAAAACAAAATGGTGTTGCACAAGGATTATCCTCTGCAATTATGACCAATGAATTGAAAGAGGCAGAGAAATTTTTGTCTTATGCAGGTTCAGATTGTGGAATTGCCAACGTAAACATCGGAACTTCTGGTGCAGAAATTGGTGGTGCTTTTGGTGGTGAAAAAGAAACTGGTGGTGGCCGTGAATCTGGCTCTGATGCTTGGAAAGTGTACATGAGAAGACAAACCAATACCATTAATTATTCTGATGAATTGCCTTTAGCACAAGGTATTAAGTTTGACCTTTAA
- a CDS encoding acyl transferase, translating into MEDKIFNIQSQKDFTEVTLAIFKHQFKNNKVYRSFCDLLYIHPSDISKIEEIPFLPIQFFKSRKVLSSLNEIQETFTSSGTTGSSTSKHFVTDITLYKDSYLKGFAHFYGNIEDYVVLALLPNYLERKGSSLVFMVADLIAKSKNLESGFYLNNVDELIKKLINLDKKGQKVLLIGVSFALLDLIEKYQFNLKNTIIMETGGMKGRRKEIIRNELHHLLQEGFGVDKIHSEYGMTELLSQAYSKGNGIFESPLWMKFLTRDTEDALTILPTGKVGGINVIDLANYNSCSFIATQDLGKVYQNGTFEIIGRFDNSDIRGCNLMVL; encoded by the coding sequence ATGGAAGATAAAATATTTAACATACAAAGCCAGAAAGATTTTACAGAAGTAACGTTAGCGATTTTTAAACACCAATTTAAAAATAATAAAGTCTATCGTTCTTTTTGCGATTTGCTATATATACATCCTTCGGATATTTCTAAAATTGAAGAAATTCCGTTTTTACCCATACAGTTTTTTAAGAGCAGAAAAGTTCTTTCTTCTTTAAATGAAATTCAAGAAACTTTTACGAGTTCTGGCACTACAGGAAGCAGTACAAGCAAACATTTTGTAACAGATATTACCCTATATAAAGACAGTTATTTAAAAGGATTTGCGCATTTTTATGGAAACATAGAAGACTATGTTGTTTTAGCGTTGTTGCCAAATTATTTAGAACGAAAAGGCTCTTCTTTGGTTTTTATGGTAGCTGATTTAATAGCAAAATCTAAGAATTTAGAAAGTGGGTTTTACTTAAATAATGTGGATGAATTAATTAAAAAACTTATCAATCTTGATAAAAAAGGACAAAAAGTTTTATTAATAGGGGTTTCTTTTGCTCTGTTAGATTTGATAGAAAAATATCAATTTAACTTAAAAAATACCATCATTATGGAAACGGGTGGTATGAAAGGAAGAAGAAAAGAAATCATTCGCAACGAGTTGCATCACCTTTTACAAGAGGGATTTGGTGTTGATAAAATCCATTCAGAATATGGCATGACAGAGTTATTAAGCCAAGCATACTCAAAAGGTAATGGTATTTTTGAATCCCCTCTTTGGATGAAATTTTTAACGAGAGATACAGAAGATGCCTTAACTATTTTGCCAACAGGCAAAGTAGGCGGAATTAATGTAATTGATTTGGCAAACTATAATTCTTGTTCCTTTATTGCAACACAAGATTTAGGAAAAGTATATCAAAACGGAACTTTTGAAATTATTGGGCGTTTTGATAATTCTGATATTAGAGGTTGTAATTTAATGGTGTTATAA